In a genomic window of Pontibacter liquoris:
- a CDS encoding penicillin-binding protein, producing MNIKKSILVRVRIAFLAICLFACAIVYKVVAIQFMDGAKWKEISKERRIHYQPVFATRGNIYSDNESILATSLPFYRVAFDPTVSDAEVFNAGVDSLSLLLSRYFKDRPEEYYRRKIKNARHAGRRYIRLNGRQVDYQAKKMMAKWPIFRSGKNKGGVIFEKVEKRFKPFGILADRTVGFINEDKNGAGLEYSFNSDLAGTDGEALFERIAGGNKQINDGTEVQPQHGYDIRTTLDINLQDVAENALYKTLEKTDADHGCVILMEVKTGEIKAIVNLGKTTGGYIEDYNYAVGSQGRTEPGSTFKLASMMAMFEYTNNALSLGDTVDTGKGTYRIKNTTMSDSKHGGNGKITVQQVFEKSSNIGVAKLMEKTFGNNPQAYIDYLHKFGLDNTLGFQMDGEARPFMKNPSDRTWYGTTLTSMGIGYELKISPLQTLAFYNAVANNGVKVQPIIVKQISKADKVIQSFKTRVLVDKICSDETLKKLKTMMEGVVENGTAKNILSADYKVAGKTGTARKVKDGRYVRSYSASFAGYFPADNPKYSCIVIIDDPKGVNVYGGDAAAPVFKELADKAYARDLAMHRPLKDRVVANKESLPQISAGSFDDLSLICNKIGISNHPNVSPDEEWIKVEPAKRSLNFKPNPVLGGLVPDVTGMTLRDALYILGNQHLQVKVEGAGKRVKQQSLEPGVAIDKEKQITIVLS from the coding sequence ATGAATATTAAGAAATCCATACTGGTTCGTGTGCGGATAGCCTTTCTGGCTATCTGCCTTTTTGCATGCGCCATTGTGTACAAGGTAGTTGCTATCCAGTTTATGGATGGGGCGAAGTGGAAGGAGATCTCCAAGGAGCGGCGCATTCATTATCAGCCTGTGTTTGCTACCCGCGGCAATATCTACTCCGACAACGAGAGTATACTAGCCACCTCGCTGCCTTTTTACCGGGTTGCTTTTGATCCTACCGTATCGGATGCGGAGGTTTTTAATGCCGGTGTCGATTCCCTGTCCCTGCTGCTGTCGCGGTATTTTAAGGACCGGCCGGAAGAGTACTATCGCCGCAAGATCAAGAATGCCCGCCATGCCGGGCGGCGTTATATTCGCCTGAACGGCCGCCAGGTTGATTACCAGGCTAAAAAAATGATGGCCAAATGGCCTATTTTCCGTTCCGGCAAAAACAAGGGAGGTGTTATTTTCGAGAAGGTCGAAAAGCGCTTTAAGCCGTTTGGCATCCTGGCGGACCGCACCGTGGGCTTTATAAACGAAGACAAGAACGGCGCAGGACTGGAGTATAGCTTCAACAGCGACCTGGCCGGTACCGATGGGGAGGCTCTTTTTGAGCGCATTGCCGGGGGCAACAAGCAGATTAACGATGGCACAGAAGTACAGCCCCAGCATGGCTACGACATCCGGACAACGCTCGATATCAACCTGCAGGATGTGGCGGAGAACGCCCTCTATAAAACGCTGGAGAAAACAGATGCCGACCATGGCTGCGTGATTCTAATGGAAGTAAAGACCGGCGAGATCAAGGCCATTGTGAACCTGGGCAAAACCACCGGCGGCTACATCGAGGATTATAACTATGCTGTGGGCAGCCAGGGACGCACCGAGCCGGGCTCTACCTTTAAGCTGGCCTCGATGATGGCCATGTTCGAGTATACCAACAATGCCCTCAGCCTGGGAGATACAGTGGATACCGGCAAAGGAACCTATCGCATCAAGAACACCACCATGAGCGACTCCAAGCACGGGGGCAATGGGAAAATAACGGTGCAGCAGGTATTTGAGAAATCCTCGAACATTGGGGTGGCGAAGCTGATGGAGAAAACCTTCGGCAATAACCCGCAGGCCTATATTGACTACCTGCATAAATTCGGGCTGGATAACACGTTGGGCTTCCAGATGGATGGGGAAGCCAGGCCATTTATGAAGAACCCCAGCGACCGTACCTGGTATGGCACGACCCTTACTTCCATGGGCATTGGTTACGAGCTGAAAATCTCGCCGCTGCAGACGCTGGCTTTTTACAATGCTGTCGCCAATAATGGCGTAAAAGTGCAGCCCATTATCGTCAAGCAGATCAGTAAAGCAGATAAGGTGATCCAGTCTTTTAAGACGCGGGTGCTGGTAGACAAAATATGCTCTGATGAGACCCTTAAAAAGCTGAAGACGATGATGGAAGGGGTAGTGGAGAATGGCACTGCCAAAAATATCCTGAGCGCAGACTATAAAGTGGCCGGCAAAACTGGCACGGCCCGAAAGGTGAAAGACGGCCGCTATGTGCGGTCCTATTCCGCCTCATTTGCCGGCTACTTCCCGGCAGACAACCCCAAGTATAGCTGCATTGTAATCATCGACGACCCGAAAGGGGTAAATGTGTATGGGGGAGATGCGGCGGCGCCGGTGTTTAAAGAACTGGCCGATAAAGCGTACGCCCGCGACCTGGCCATGCACCGGCCTTTGAAGGACCGGGTTGTTGCCAACAAAGAGAGTTTGCCCCAAATTAGTGCCGGCAGCTTTGATGACCTGTCGCTGATCTGCAATAAGATCGGCATCAGCAACCACCCTAATGTGTCTCCGGATGAAGAATGGATAAAAGTAGAGCCGGCTAAGCGCTCGCTAAACTTTAAACCAAACCCGGTGCTGGGTGGCCTGGTGCCGGATGTAACAGGTATGACTCTGCGCGATGCGCTCTACATTCTGGGAAATCAACACCTGCAGGTAAAGGTAGAGGGGGCAGGCAAGCGGGTAAAACAGCAGTCGTTGGAGCCGGGTGTTGCTATTGATAAAGAGAAACAGATAACGATTGTGCTAAGCTGA
- a CDS encoding FtsL-like putative cell division protein: MASNLMTKKATAPRYNTVRVKPEEEVVQPKAPQPKARSFSLFALLDKYANIDSLFEEGVPLKYMPHVLFLTFITLFYIGNTHFAEKTIRKIDKIKVETEDLRADYTTLKSEYMEASKQSEVARNVAPLGLIESSSPPYQVLVPADEY; this comes from the coding sequence ATGGCTTCGAACCTGATGACTAAAAAAGCAACCGCGCCCCGCTACAACACGGTGCGTGTGAAGCCAGAGGAAGAGGTGGTGCAGCCAAAAGCGCCGCAGCCCAAAGCCAGGAGCTTCAGCTTATTTGCGCTGCTCGACAAGTATGCCAACATCGATTCGTTGTTTGAGGAAGGAGTGCCGCTCAAGTATATGCCGCATGTCCTTTTTCTGACGTTTATTACCCTTTTCTATATCGGCAACACCCATTTTGCCGAAAAGACGATCCGTAAAATTGATAAGATCAAAGTAGAGACCGAAGATTTGCGGGCCGATTATACGACGCTCAAGTCGGAGTATATGGAAGCCAGCAAGCAGTCGGAAGTGGCGCGTAATGTAGCCCCGCTCGGCCTGATCGAAAGTTCATCGCCCCCTTACCAAGTGCTTGTACCTGCCGATGAATATTAA
- the rsmH gene encoding 16S rRNA (cytosine(1402)-N(4))-methyltransferase RsmH, whose product MEYHRPVLLQESVEAMGIRPDGVYVDVTFGGGGHSALILSKLTAGKLYSFDQDRDAEEQSRKLEGETFQFVRANFRDLKKYLRLYRVKEVDAILADLGVSSHQFNVPERGFSTRFDGPLDMRMNPEAGTTAKEVLETYSEEQLHRIFGMYGEVKNARTLARTIVEKRARAPLDTINDFKQAISSCTPKGKENKYLAQVFQALRIEVNDEMKALEEMLQQAAEVLKPGGRLVVISYHSLEDRLVKNFIAKGKFFGEVEKDLFGNELKPLDAVSRKPIVPSEQELLENSRSRSAKLRVAAKRELDD is encoded by the coding sequence ATGGAATACCATCGTCCCGTATTGTTGCAGGAATCGGTTGAGGCCATGGGCATCAGACCGGATGGCGTGTACGTGGATGTGACCTTTGGCGGGGGCGGCCACTCGGCCCTGATTTTAAGCAAGCTTACAGCCGGTAAGCTGTACAGTTTTGACCAGGACCGCGATGCCGAGGAGCAATCCCGCAAGTTGGAAGGGGAAACTTTTCAGTTTGTGCGGGCCAATTTCCGCGATCTGAAAAAGTACCTGCGCCTGTACCGGGTAAAAGAAGTGGATGCCATTCTGGCCGACCTGGGTGTTTCGTCGCACCAGTTCAACGTGCCGGAGCGTGGTTTTTCCACTCGCTTCGATGGGCCGCTGGATATGCGCATGAATCCCGAAGCAGGTACCACTGCCAAGGAAGTGCTGGAAACTTACTCTGAAGAGCAGTTGCACCGCATCTTTGGGATGTATGGCGAGGTGAAAAATGCCCGTACCCTGGCTCGCACGATTGTGGAGAAACGCGCCCGGGCGCCACTCGATACGATCAATGATTTTAAGCAGGCCATCAGCTCCTGCACACCGAAAGGTAAAGAAAATAAATACCTGGCCCAGGTATTTCAGGCGCTTCGCATCGAAGTGAACGACGAAATGAAGGCGCTGGAAGAGATGCTGCAGCAGGCGGCTGAGGTGCTCAAGCCTGGTGGCAGGCTGGTGGTGATTTCTTACCACTCGCTGGAAGACAGGCTGGTGAAGAACTTTATCGCCAAAGGCAAATTTTTTGGAGAAGTAGAGAAAGATCTTTTCGGCAACGAGCTTAAACCACTTGATGCTGTCAGTCGCAAACCGATCGTTCCTTCGGAACAGGAATTACTGGAAAATAGCCGCTCACGGAGCGCCAAACTGAGAGTAGCAGCAAAACGAGAACTGGATGATTGA